The genomic window CCGCCTGAAGATCGCCGGCCCGAACTACCTCAACCCGATCGTCTCCGGCCAGGTCAAGTTCCCGATGGGCTGAGGCACCCGGGCCACCGTCCGGACTCAGGAACCCAGCGCGCCCGCCACCAGTCGGCCCACCCCGCCGAGCGGGGCCATCAGGGCCTCGGGCACGTCGAACCGGCGGGCCAGCTCGGCGGGGTCCTGGTAGCTGACCCAGGTGCGGCCGTCCTGGTCCGCCCGGACCAGCGCCCGCAGCGGCAGCTCCAGCGCCAGCAGGGGCGCGGCGACCATCGCCGGCGTGCCACCGCGCGGGTTGCCGAAGACCAGCAGCCGCGTCTCGTCCATCTCCAGCCCGACCGCGCGGGCGCCGCCGCTGTGGTCCACCTCCGCGAACAGGGTCAGCCCCGCCGCGTCGATCGCCGACCGCAGCCGCTCCAGCGTCTCGTCCACCGAGAACGGGCTCACCACGCTCAACGTCCCCGCCGCCTGCGGCTCGTCCACCATCTGCTGCCTCCCGCTCCGATCACCGACCGACACCACCCCCCTGCGTACCACCCCTTGCCTACCACCCGCCGCGCCCGTTCCCCCGCCGCACCGCCGATCAGGCGCCTGCCAGCGCGCTGTGCGCGGTCTGCCAGCGGCGGGCCGGAGGCTGGGTCCGTCCAGCTCACTCGGTCAGCAAAGGAACGGGCCCATGTCGCCAGTCACTTCTCCACTCCCCGCCTCTTCTTCCGCTTCGCCGCACCGGGCGGCGCGGTCGCGCCGCCTGCGGCTGGCGCCGCTCGTGCTGACGGCGTCGGCCCTGACCGTCGGCCTGACCGCCGGTACCGCCTTCCCGGCCGCCCTCCCCACGGCCGCGACCGTGGCGCCCCGCGGCGGGGCCGATCCGCAGCGGGCCGAACTGGTGAGACTGGCACAGCAGTTGGTGGCCGCGGGCGCGCCGGGGGTGGTCGTGCGGGTGGACGACGGCCACAGCCGCCCGGTCGAGATCGCCGAACAGGCTCCCTGGGCGGCGAAGGACCAGCGGCTCGAGGTCGGGGACGAGTTCCGGATGGGTTCCAACACCAAGACCATGATGGCCACGATCGTCCTGCAACTGGTCGCCGAGGGCAGGCTCGCGCTGACCGACCCGGTGGCGAAGTGGCTGCCGGGGCAGGTCCCGAACGGCCAGGCGATCACCCTGCGGATGCTGCTGAACCACACCAGCGGCCTGTTCGACTACACCGAGGACCCGGCCCTGGTGCCGTCGATCCTCGGCAAGGACCCGCACCGGTGGACCTCCGCGGAGCTGCTGGCCATGGGCGTGCAGCACCCGCCGCTGTTCGCCCCGGGCACCCAGTGGTCCTACAGCAACACCGACTACGCCGCCGTCGGCGCCGTCCTGGAGCGGGTCACCGGAACGAGCCTGGCCGACCTGATCCAGGACCGGATCGCCGGGCCGCTCGGCCTGCGGCACACCTACCTCGCCACCGACGGCAGCTGGCACGGCCGGTACGCCCGCGGCTACGAGCCGGACGCGGCCCACATGCCGGCGGCGGTGCCCACCGCGTTCCGGGACGTCGCCGGGGTGCACCACGGCAGCGAGGTGAACGTCTCCGGCAACGACCCGAGTTGGGGCGGCGCCGCCGGGGCGGTGGTGTCCACCGCGCAGGACTGGTCCCGCTTCTACACCGCGCTGATGTCCGGCAGGCTGCTGCCCGCGGCCCAGCTGGCGGAGCTGCGCAGCACCGTCCCGATGGACCCGGACAACCCGGTGCACGGGCCCGGTTCCGGGCTGGGCATCGAGACCGGCACCACCGCCTGCGGCACCATCTGGGCCCACGACGGCGGGATCACCGGCTACTCCAGCGTCAACCTCACGGACGACAGCGGCAGTCGCACCGCCACCGTCCTGGTGCCGACGGAGTTCCTGTTCGAGTTCGGGGCCGACCCCAAGCTCGTCGCCGCCGACCAGGCGCTCCAGACCGCGGTGATCTGCGCCATGTTCGGCAAGCCCGCTCCGGCGGCTCCGACCGCCGCGACCCCGGCCCCGGCCCAGGGCCCAGCCCCGGCTCAGGGCCCAGCCCTGGCTCAGGCCCCGACTCAGGGCCCGGCCCCGACCCCGACTCTGGCCCCGGCTCAGGCGCGCTGACCGGAGCGCCCCGGCTGCTCCACGGGTGCGGTGACGAGCGCGGACAACAGCTCCTTGGCGCCGGTCCGCGTCATCACCGCACCCGTGGCGTGCGCCGCCGCGAACCCGGCGGCGCCCAGCGCCGCCGTCGCCCGCCGGGTGATCGCGCGCACGTCGGGGTCGCCGAGGTCGTCCGACCCCCGCAGGACGTCGGCGACCCCGAGCAGCCGCGCCGCGTCCGCCGGCCGGTCGCGGCTCAGTTCGATGCCGGCGACCACCACCGCGATCCGCCCCGTGACCGCCGAGTTCCAGGTCAGGACCAGGTGCACGGCCGGGTCGTCGAGCCGGCGCACCGCCTCCTCCGGGCGGCCGTCCGCCGCGTCCACCTGGGCCAGCACGGCCAGCAGCAGGGCGGTGAGCTGCGAGGGCACCGGCTGGGCGCCGGGAGCCCCGGCCAGCGCGGCCAGCGCGTGGGTGCGGGCCGCCGCGGGCTCCGCGGCCCGCCACTCCAACGTCGCCCGGCCCAGGCCCACCATGGCCCACGGCTCGGCCGATCCGCTCCCCGCCACCTGCTCGCACAGGCCCGCCAACTGCCGCCGCGCGCCGTCCACGTCCCCGGCCTGGCCGCGCATCAGGGCGGCCTGCACCTCGTTCTCGACCGTGTACTCCTGCATGCCGAGCTCCTCGAAACAGCGGGTGGCCCGCTCGTTCATCGCCAGCGCCGCGGCCAGGTCGCCGGAGCGCCGCCGGATCGACCCGAGGGTGCTCAGTGCCGTCGCCAGGCCCCACCGCTCGCCGAGCTCCTCGAAACCGGCCAGCGCGCGGGTGAGGTGGTCCGTCGCCTCGGTGACGTTCCCGGTGTGCAGGGTCAGCAGGCCCTGGACCAGCAGGCCGAACGGCCGGCCCGAGGGGTCCCGCCGCTCGCCGACCGGCGGAGCCGACGCACCCGGCGAGCCCGGTGCACCCAGCGCACCCGACCCACCCGGCGAGCCCGGCGCACCCGGCGAGCCCGCGGGCGGCTTCGGTCCGCCGATCGCGGCGGCCAGCCGGGCCAGCTCCAGCAGCGGATGGACCCCGGGATCGATCCCCGCCATCGCCTCCTCGATCCGGCCGAAGGCGGCCTCCCGCTCCTGCGGCCGGCCGATCGACTCGGTGCCGACCTCGTGCGTCGCGACCACCAGTGCACGGGCCACCGGATCGACCGGCCCCGGCAGCTCCAGCACCCGGCCGAGCAGGTCCAGCGACTCCGGCGGGTAGCCCCGCATGGACCAGAACCAGCAGAGCGCGGCGGCGAGCCGCACCGCCGTCCCGGCGTCCCCGGAGTCGACCGCCCAGCGCACTGCGGCCGGCAGGCTGTCCCGCTCGGCCGACAGCCGCGCCAGCCAGCGCAGTTGGTCGCGGGTGCGCAGCAGCGGTTCCGCGCGCTCGGCCAGTTCCAGGAAGAACGCGGCGTGCCGTGCGCGAGCGGCCCCGGCCTCCCCGCGCCGGGTGAGCTGCTCCAGCCCGTACTCCCGGATGGTCTCCAGCATCCGGTAGCGCGGCTCGCCCGTGGCGGCGGCCCCGAGCGGGTGCAGCAGCGACTTGTCGACCAGCGCCGCCACCAGCTCCCGCACATCCGCCGCGTAACCGTCCGCCCCGCGGCCGTCCGCCCCGCGACCGTCCCCGCACCGGACGTCGAGCCCGCCGACCGCCTGTGCCGCGTCCTCGGTGAAGCTGCCGGGCACCACCGAGAGCCGTTCCAGCAGCACCCGCTCGTCCGCGTCCATCAGCTCCCAGCTCCAGGCCACCGCACCACGCAGCGTCCGGTGCCGGGGCAGCGCCGTTCGGCTGCCCCGGGTGAGCAGCCGGAACCGGTCGTCCAGCCGGGCCGCGACCACCTCGACCGGCAGGGTGCGCAGCCGGGCCGCGGCCAGTTCGATCGCCAGCGGCAGGCCGTCCAGCCGACGGCAGATCTCGATCGCCGCCGTCAGCGCGTCGCCGACCGGCTCGAAGTCGGGACGGACCGCGAGGGCCCGGTCGCGGAACAGCCGGACAGCCGCGCTGGTGC from Kitasatospora sp. NBC_01250 includes these protein-coding regions:
- a CDS encoding DUF302 domain-containing protein, with product MVDEPQAAGTLSVVSPFSVDETLERLRSAIDAAGLTLFAEVDHSGGARAVGLEMDETRLLVFGNPRGGTPAMVAAPLLALELPLRALVRADQDGRTWVSYQDPAELARRFDVPEALMAPLGGVGRLVAGALGS
- a CDS encoding serine hydrolase domain-containing protein; protein product: MSPVTSPLPASSSASPHRAARSRRLRLAPLVLTASALTVGLTAGTAFPAALPTAATVAPRGGADPQRAELVRLAQQLVAAGAPGVVVRVDDGHSRPVEIAEQAPWAAKDQRLEVGDEFRMGSNTKTMMATIVLQLVAEGRLALTDPVAKWLPGQVPNGQAITLRMLLNHTSGLFDYTEDPALVPSILGKDPHRWTSAELLAMGVQHPPLFAPGTQWSYSNTDYAAVGAVLERVTGTSLADLIQDRIAGPLGLRHTYLATDGSWHGRYARGYEPDAAHMPAAVPTAFRDVAGVHHGSEVNVSGNDPSWGGAAGAVVSTAQDWSRFYTALMSGRLLPAAQLAELRSTVPMDPDNPVHGPGSGLGIETGTTACGTIWAHDGGITGYSSVNLTDDSGSRTATVLVPTEFLFEFGADPKLVAADQALQTAVICAMFGKPAPAAPTAATPAPAQGPAPAQGPALAQAPTQGPAPTPTLAPAQAR
- a CDS encoding ATP-binding protein, whose product is MLDPGTGPLVIGGARLRALVARLGLEGGRAVRPEVLAEALWAGAPPADQVNALQSLVSRLRGLLGDPALLGLGPAGYRLAVEAAAVDVVRFEQLAGSGRQLLAQGRPAEAALALREALGLWRGPALADVREAPFAEAAAERLERARLAALEERIEADLALGAGPELVAELESLTADHPLHERLHAQLVRALAVGGRGAEALAGYQRIRERLADTFGSDPGPQLQAAHLAVLRGELPSQQDRPEPWRARLPGNLEAPLTSFVGREDDVRRVVGLLGQVRLVTLVGPGGAGKTRLATASGRELTPSGGVWCVALAPVAADDLPRAVLGALRAREAGVPKGASGPGGAGEEVLDRLAGVLAGEDLVLVLDNCEHLVEAVAALAETLLGRCPRLRVLATSREALRIEGEVLHPVLPLGLPDPDSTAEQARTSAAVRLFRDRALAVRPDFEPVGDALTAAIEICRRLDGLPLAIELAAARLRTLPVEVVAARLDDRFRLLTRGSRTALPRHRTLRGAVAWSWELMDADERVLLERLSVVPGSFTEDAAQAVGGLDVRCGDGRGADGRGADGYAADVRELVAALVDKSLLHPLGAAATGEPRYRMLETIREYGLEQLTRRGEAGAARARHAAFFLELAERAEPLLRTRDQLRWLARLSAERDSLPAAVRWAVDSGDAGTAVRLAAALCWFWSMRGYPPESLDLLGRVLELPGPVDPVARALVVATHEVGTESIGRPQEREAAFGRIEEAMAGIDPGVHPLLELARLAAAIGGPKPPAGSPGAPGSPGGSGALGAPGSPGASAPPVGERRDPSGRPFGLLVQGLLTLHTGNVTEATDHLTRALAGFEELGERWGLATALSTLGSIRRRSGDLAAALAMNERATRCFEELGMQEYTVENEVQAALMRGQAGDVDGARRQLAGLCEQVAGSGSAEPWAMVGLGRATLEWRAAEPAAARTHALAALAGAPGAQPVPSQLTALLLAVLAQVDAADGRPEEAVRRLDDPAVHLVLTWNSAVTGRIAVVVAGIELSRDRPADAARLLGVADVLRGSDDLGDPDVRAITRRATAALGAAGFAAAHATGAVMTRTGAKELLSALVTAPVEQPGRSGQRA